Part of the Cloacibacterium caeni genome is shown below.
GGGATTTGTTTTCCACCAGAACATATACCGGCATGCCGGGTTTCAGCAGATTTCCTTTGTTGGGCACGGAAATGCGAACCAGATTTATCCTGCTGGAGGCGCTTATTTCAGGGTTTGTAAAATCAACCTTCCCATTAATCTTCAAATTATCCAGATCGGGAATATATACGGTGACCTTGCTGTCTTTCTGAAGGAGAGCCATTTGAGAGGAATAAACCTGCGCCTCCGCCCACAGCGATGAAAGGTCTGCCAGATTCACGATGGTGCCGCCTTCCGCAAGATAATCACCTTCAGCAATGCTCAGATCGGTGATGTACCCGGCTGCATTGCTGAACACGGTAGTAGTAGGTGTGGCTTTTCCTGATCTTTCCAACTGTTTGATCTGGCTTTCGGACATTCCCCATAAATAAAGCTTGTTGCGGGAACTTTGGAGCAACTGATCAAAATCAATGGAAGTATTGCCGACAAACAGTTTGCGTCTTTCTAATGCCAGCAAATATTCCTGCTTTGCATTATTGAGTTCTTCACTGTAAATATCGACCAACGGCGCCCCCTTCGGAACAAAATCGCCAATGTTTTTATAATACAACCGTTCAACTCTGCCCATTACTCTGGAACTTACTGCCTGCATTTGGTACTGATTAAAATTGAGTGTTCCTGTCAGCGTAAGTTTGTCGGCCATAGACCCATCAGATAGTGCGACTGTTTTTATATTCCCAAGTTTAACCTGCTCGTCATTCAAGATAATTTCGTTAGGATCAGCATTCTTTTTATTCTCGACAGGCACCAAATCCATGTGACAAATGGGGCATTTTCCGGGTTTATCGGAGACTACCTGCGGGTGCATGGAACAGGTGTAGTAGATATCGTGGCCGGCATGAGGATCTTCCTCCTTTTTACAGGAGTAAAGAAAAACCAGCAAGGCCAGCATTAAAATATTAAATTTCATCTTATCAATTTTTATCTGTTAATTTTTATGAAACTTTCGCTGTCCATCAGGTACTGTGCATTTTCGGCAACTCCATCTTCAGGAAGCAAACCACTGACGATCTGAATTTTATCGCCTACCACCGCGCCGGTAACAACCTTGTGGGCAATAAAACCGCCTTCAACTTTTTTGAACGCAATTTTATCAATCCCCAAAGAAACCACCGCTGATTTCGGCAGCCAATCTGCCATTTTGTTGTGGCTCATAATCTCCGCTTTAACCTGACTTCCGACAGGAATTTTTGCGGTGGAATTATCAAAATAGACGCGCGCCGTTACGGTTTTGCTGCCCTGCCTGAAAAAGGGTTCAATAAAACCGATGATTCCTTTGAAGCGATTTTCAGGATTGGCTTCCGGGATGATCATGACTGACTGTCCTTTGCTGACCAGTGCAATGTCTTCAGAGAAAATATTGATCAGGGCCCAGGTTCTGTTGGGATTGTAGACACTGAAAATATTCTGTCCTTTCTGGAGATACATTCCCTCTTTTAGGGGTAGTTCAGCGGTGGCTGCCGTATTTGAAGCCATTGCGGGTGCAGATTGTGGTGATGACCCCATGCTTCCG
Proteins encoded:
- a CDS encoding efflux RND transporter periplasmic adaptor subunit gives rise to the protein MKFNILMLALLVFLYSCKKEEDPHAGHDIYYTCSMHPQVVSDKPGKCPICHMDLVPVENKKNADPNEIILNDEQVKLGNIKTVALSDGSMADKLTLTGTLNFNQYQMQAVSSRVMGRVERLYYKNIGDFVPKGAPLVDIYSEELNNAKQEYLLALERRKLFVGNTSIDFDQLLQSSRNKLYLWGMSESQIKQLERSGKATPTTTVFSNAAGYITDLSIAEGDYLAEGGTIVNLADLSSLWAEAQVYSSQMALLQKDSKVTVYIPDLDNLKINGKVDFTNPEISASSRINLVRISVPNKGNLLKPGMPVYVLVENKSRDGLSMPVDAVIRNGKSSTVWVKTAKNTFVNRMVETGLEYEDRIEITSGIKAGDEVVVSGAYLLNSEYIFKKGVDPMAGHDMSTM